A window of the Oscillospiraceae bacterium genome harbors these coding sequences:
- a CDS encoding glycosyltransferase has product MKLSIIIPVYNTQQYLKACVESILSQPFSDFELLLINDASTDDSLAAARALERQDQRVTVYDKPHGGLGDTRNFGVQRAQGEYLLFVDSDDWIGEDTLSKVVEPALAAQADLVVFDFIRENTACKVCRTCSLPVKAPDASKETNRKMLEELVGPDAGSTPWRSVDMIGSAWRRLYRREWLLSHKIAFPNEEKVMLEDLPTSIKAHCLSQKTLFLSVPLYHYRYNTNSLSTRYRPYKMKKLSQCFQLTASFLKEQQIYTELEPRHLAWYLRNAAHSSLVNVFSPGNLKEKSGKKDEIHDILADPTLRRAAKSRYLCGGTAADRLIRSVIGTGSVGIAYAFYSRYAKHLQNNTDKQ; this is encoded by the coding sequence TTGAAACTTTCTATTATCATTCCTGTATACAATACCCAGCAGTACTTAAAGGCTTGTGTAGAGAGCATTCTTTCCCAGCCTTTTTCCGATTTTGAGCTGCTGCTCATCAATGATGCTTCCACCGATGATTCTTTGGCGGCAGCTCGTGCCCTAGAGCGGCAGGACCAGCGCGTTACCGTTTACGACAAACCGCATGGCGGCTTGGGCGATACCCGCAATTTTGGTGTACAGCGCGCGCAGGGCGAGTACCTGCTCTTTGTCGATTCCGATGACTGGATCGGGGAAGACACCCTTTCTAAAGTCGTTGAGCCGGCTTTGGCGGCCCAGGCGGATTTAGTCGTTTTTGATTTTATCCGTGAAAATACTGCCTGCAAAGTCTGCCGTACATGCAGCCTGCCGGTAAAGGCACCAGATGCGTCTAAAGAGACCAACCGCAAAATGCTTGAAGAACTGGTTGGCCCGGATGCCGGCAGTACGCCGTGGCGCAGTGTGGATATGATTGGCAGCGCGTGGCGCCGCCTTTACCGCAGAGAGTGGCTTTTGTCACACAAAATCGCTTTCCCCAATGAAGAAAAGGTTATGCTAGAGGATCTGCCTACCAGTATCAAGGCACACTGCCTCTCTCAAAAGACACTGTTCTTAAGCGTCCCACTGTATCATTACCGCTATAATACAAATTCTCTGAGTACGCGCTACCGTCCGTACAAAATGAAAAAGCTTTCCCAGTGCTTTCAGCTGACTGCTTCTTTCTTGAAGGAACAGCAGATATATACCGAATTGGAACCCCGCCACTTGGCGTGGTATTTGCGAAATGCGGCACACAGCTCCCTGGTCAATGTTTTTAGCCCCGGCAATCTGAAAGAAAAGAGCGGCAAAAAAGACGAGATTCATGATATCCTTGCGGACCCAACGCTGCGCCGCGCTGCAAAGAGCCGCTACCTTTGCGGCGGCACCGCTGCCGACCGCTTGATTCGCTCTGTCATTGGCACCGGTTCTGTCGGCATTGCCTATGCGTTTTACAGCAGGTACGCAAAGCACCTGCAGAATAATACAGATAAGCAGTAG
- a CDS encoding DUF4363 family protein — protein sequence MKRMAIAAAIFITAIFLCFAGSHTTKVLTESLAGTLDKAQQAAQANDAKSAYAFSSKACSDWQKSHQILCTFQPHSRLEAIDQTLATLPDLSRCDNLGQFESECARGKTLAENLRESELPLLQNIL from the coding sequence ATGAAGCGCATGGCGATTGCAGCAGCCATCTTTATTACAGCAATCTTTTTGTGCTTTGCAGGCAGTCATACTACAAAAGTGCTTACGGAAAGCCTTGCGGGCACGCTGGACAAAGCACAGCAGGCTGCACAGGCCAACGACGCAAAAAGTGCCTACGCTTTCAGCAGCAAAGCCTGCAGCGACTGGCAGAAGTCGCACCAGATTTTGTGCACGTTTCAGCCCCACTCCCGCTTAGAAGCCATCGACCAAACTCTGGCGACCCTGCCAGACCTTTCCCGCTGCGACAACTTAGGGCAGTTTGAAAGCGAATGTGCCCGCGGAAAAACGCTGGCCGAAAACCTGCGCGAAAGCGAATTGCCGCTGCTGCAGAATATTCTGTAA
- the nrdR gene encoding transcriptional regulator NrdR: MKCPFCGYGESKVIDSRPTDEGERIRRRRECLKCSKRFTTYEVIETVPIIVIKKDKSREVFDRNKLLRGLLRACEKRPVSLATLDQVVNEIETKLQNSLDREVESSQIGEYAMEKLKDIDEVAYVRFASVYRQFQDINTFMDELNQIMRSRQKKAEPSKK; this comes from the coding sequence ATGAAGTGCCCGTTTTGTGGCTATGGTGAGAGCAAAGTAATCGATTCCCGGCCGACAGATGAAGGTGAGCGCATTCGCCGCCGCCGTGAGTGTCTGAAGTGTAGTAAGCGCTTTACCACTTACGAGGTCATTGAAACAGTACCGATTATTGTAATTAAAAAAGACAAATCGAGGGAAGTGTTCGACCGCAACAAACTGCTGCGCGGGCTGCTGCGTGCCTGCGAAAAGCGCCCGGTTTCTTTGGCAACGCTGGATCAAGTGGTCAATGAAATCGAAACCAAACTGCAGAATTCGCTTGATCGAGAGGTAGAGTCCTCTCAAATCGGTGAATATGCAATGGAAAAGCTAAAGGATATCGATGAAGTTGCCTATGTCCGTTTTGCTTCTGTTTATCGGCAGTTTCAGGATATCAATACTTTTATGGATGAGCTAAATCAAATTATGCGGTCCCGCCAAAAAAAAGCTGAACCGTCAAAGAAATAA
- a CDS encoding glycosyltransferase, translating into MKDCLVMLTKVYPFDKGEEFIEDEISFLAKSFNHIFLIATSTADNAQQTRTVPENVTVCRIAASSIRRRLPAAAVALLFSRNKHGFAGRDERKAAVASPKAWAFLHYFIAKSELVFGECRKQLMANNLAQYDGVTFYAYWFYDVAVAANQLKKYCPVKSCKAVCRAHRYDLYQERQPSGYLPLRPYLLKDLDAVYPCSNDGTAYILKHWPEGRGKVHTSYLGTHDYGLGPVPQKDVFHIVSCCHIAPVKRVELLAQALSLLQDSGIKLKWTHIGDGDTLESLRSFAKEHLAFMETDLRGAMPNKDLMSFYQTTPVNLFVNTSSSEGLPVSIIEAASFGIPAIATDVGGTGELVRTGETGQLLPADLTPEVLAKALQAAAGQPAEKAAAERAACRALWEKSFQADKNFEAFAQTIQPF; encoded by the coding sequence ATGAAAGACTGTCTTGTTATGCTTACAAAGGTCTACCCGTTTGACAAAGGGGAAGAATTTATTGAGGACGAAATCTCTTTTTTGGCGAAGTCCTTTAATCACATATTTTTAATTGCGACCAGTACGGCTGACAACGCTCAGCAGACCCGTACGGTACCTGAAAATGTGACGGTCTGCCGGATTGCCGCAAGCAGTATCCGCCGCAGGCTGCCCGCCGCCGCGGTAGCGCTTTTGTTTTCTAGAAACAAGCATGGCTTTGCCGGCCGTGACGAGCGCAAAGCCGCAGTAGCAAGCCCCAAAGCATGGGCTTTTCTGCATTACTTCATTGCCAAAAGTGAACTGGTGTTTGGCGAATGCAGAAAGCAGCTGATGGCAAATAACCTGGCGCAGTACGATGGCGTTACTTTTTACGCCTATTGGTTCTACGATGTTGCCGTGGCTGCAAACCAACTGAAAAAATACTGTCCGGTAAAATCCTGCAAGGCGGTCTGCCGGGCACACCGGTATGATCTGTACCAGGAACGGCAGCCCAGCGGTTACCTGCCGCTGCGCCCCTATCTACTCAAAGACCTGGACGCTGTCTATCCCTGCAGTAATGACGGCACCGCTTATATTTTAAAGCATTGGCCGGAAGGCCGCGGAAAGGTGCACACCTCTTATCTTGGCACCCACGATTACGGCCTTGGCCCTGTACCGCAAAAAGATGTTTTTCATATTGTCAGCTGCTGCCATATTGCCCCGGTAAAGCGTGTAGAACTGCTGGCGCAGGCGCTCTCCCTTCTGCAGGACAGCGGTATCAAACTAAAATGGACCCATATTGGTGACGGCGATACACTGGAAAGTTTGCGTTCTTTTGCAAAAGAACATCTTGCATTTATGGAAACGGACCTGCGCGGCGCTATGCCAAACAAAGACCTGATGTCTTTTTACCAAACGACGCCGGTCAATCTCTTTGTAAACACCAGCAGCAGTGAAGGCCTGCCGGTTTCCATTATAGAAGCTGCCTCTTTTGGCATACCGGCAATAGCAACAGACGTTGGCGGAACCGGTGAACTGGTGCGCACCGGTGAAACCGGTCAGCTGCTGCCTGCGGACCTGACCCCTGAAGTGCTGGCAAAAGCACTTCAGGCAGCCGCTGGTCAGCCGGCCGAAAAAGCTGCTGCTGAAAGGGCCGCCTGCCGGGCTTTGTGGGAAAAGTCATTTCAGGCGGACAAAAATTTTGAGGCTTTCGCACAGACGATTCAGCCTTTTTAA
- a CDS encoding sugar phosphate isomerase/epimerase, producing the protein MQVGISTACLYPALLEKSLAELLKLGFRRFEFFFNTVSELQPQYVRGLAEMMHRYGATAKSVHPFTSGYESFLLFSGYERRFEDTVEFYKSYFEAANILGANLLVLHGQRLEKQGDMSAEAYFEHYHKLLETGRSFGITVAQENVNRFRSSDPPFLVQMRSYLHNDCAFVLDIKQSVRAGYSPFETCAAMGEQLVHVHLNDNNLPGKTCLLPGFGRMDYSRLMHQLVRQNYQGDCIIEVYRSSFDKPAELLQAKKTTEQLQGEFEQLAAVPYVCKPNLQTL; encoded by the coding sequence TTGCAAGTTGGAATTTCGACTGCGTGCCTTTACCCGGCACTGCTGGAAAAAAGCCTTGCAGAGCTGCTGAAACTCGGCTTTCGGCGCTTTGAGTTTTTCTTTAACACAGTCAGTGAACTGCAGCCCCAATATGTGCGCGGCCTTGCGGAGATGATGCACCGGTATGGCGCAACCGCAAAAAGCGTGCATCCCTTTACATCCGGATATGAAAGTTTCCTGCTGTTTTCCGGGTATGAGCGCCGCTTTGAGGACACTGTAGAGTTTTACAAATCTTATTTTGAGGCGGCAAATATTTTGGGTGCAAACCTGCTGGTGCTGCATGGCCAGCGCCTTGAAAAACAGGGAGATATGTCGGCAGAAGCATATTTTGAGCACTACCACAAACTGCTTGAGACCGGCCGCTCTTTTGGCATAACGGTCGCACAGGAAAATGTCAATCGCTTTCGCAGCAGCGACCCGCCTTTTCTGGTGCAGATGCGCAGCTATCTGCACAATGACTGCGCTTTTGTTTTAGATATCAAGCAGTCTGTGCGGGCGGGGTACAGCCCGTTTGAGACTTGTGCAGCAATGGGGGAGCAGCTGGTGCATGTGCACCTGAATGACAACAACCTGCCGGGAAAGACCTGCCTTCTGCCGGGCTTTGGCCGCATGGATTATTCCCGTCTGATGCATCAGCTTGTCCGCCAAAACTATCAGGGCGACTGCATTATTGAGGTGTACCGCAGCAGCTTTGACAAGCCTGCAGAGCTACTGCAGGCAAAAAAAACAACCGAGCAGCTGCAAGGAGAGTTCGAGCAGCTTGCGGCGGTGCCATATGTCTGCAAGCCCAATTTGCAGACATTGTAA
- a CDS encoding DUF421 domain-containing protein, which translates to MGKRQISELQTSELVVTLLISDIAAIPMQDSGQPLVSGILPIAILVVCELVTSWSMMKSGGFRRLICGKPIIIIADGTVQQNEMRKLRLTTEDLFEQLREKNVFSLKDVAYAIVETDGRMSVIKKPDKEQPTAGMLGIAVPNTGIETVVVSDGNISNAALQLCGKSLTWLNDTLRQKNVRAEDIFIMTANTKGDFQIIPKEERV; encoded by the coding sequence ATGGGAAAGCGGCAGATCAGTGAGCTGCAAACCAGTGAACTGGTGGTAACGCTGCTGATTTCCGATATTGCGGCAATTCCGATGCAGGACAGCGGGCAGCCGCTGGTGAGCGGCATTTTGCCGATTGCAATTCTGGTAGTCTGTGAGCTGGTAACCTCATGGTCTATGATGAAAAGCGGCGGTTTCCGCAGGTTGATTTGTGGCAAACCCATTATCATTATTGCAGACGGAACTGTTCAACAGAACGAAATGCGCAAACTGCGCCTGACAACCGAGGATCTATTTGAGCAGCTGCGGGAAAAGAATGTGTTTTCTTTAAAAGACGTGGCCTATGCCATTGTCGAAACAGACGGCCGCATGAGCGTGATTAAAAAGCCCGACAAAGAGCAGCCCACTGCCGGCATGCTGGGCATTGCCGTACCAAACACCGGCATTGAAACCGTTGTTGTCAGTGACGGAAACATCAGCAATGCAGCGCTGCAGCTGTGCGGCAAAAGCCTTACCTGGCTGAACGATACCCTGCGCCAAAAGAATGTGCGCGCCGAGGACATTTTTATTATGACCGCAAATACAAAAGGCGATTTTCAAATTATTCCAAAGGAGGAGCGTGTATGA
- a CDS encoding UDP-N-acetylmuramoyl-L-alanyl-D-glutamate--2,6-diaminopimelate ligase has protein sequence MTIKELLEDMPCQVTGSADTEVTGIVYDSRLVKPGSVFICLVGSKTDSHVYAAQAAQDGAAAVVTQHEIPPISCTEIRVSDTREALALLSAAWFGHPAKELKVIGVTGTKGKTTSTYMIHSILEAAGITTGIIGTIGTVIGSQLIKTNNTTPESYDIQKFMRMMVDAGCKACVLEASSIGLRDHRVDGFTFDIGLFTNFSEDHIGGLEHKNMEEYLACKALLFKKCRLGIVNIDDANWKGVTAGHTCTLTTYGFGSEAELRGENTKLVSAPGYLGIAFDLCGSMQGSVRVDISGKFNAYNALGAVAVCQQFGATLEDVRKGLDTVKVKGRVEPVEVPGNYTLLIDYAHNAVSMQNILTTLREYHPRCLVCMFGAGGNRPKIRRYEMGEMSGKLADLSVITADNSRYEKVEDILADIEVGLHKTDGKYIVIPDRREAIKYCMDHAQKGDIVVLAGKGHEDYQEIKGVKYPFDERDVIHDILVQEGKLPAEE, from the coding sequence ATGACAATCAAAGAATTGCTGGAAGATATGCCTTGTCAAGTCACCGGCTCTGCGGATACAGAGGTGACCGGCATTGTCTATGATTCCCGTCTGGTCAAGCCGGGAAGCGTTTTCATCTGCCTGGTCGGCAGCAAAACAGACAGCCATGTTTACGCGGCACAGGCAGCACAAGACGGCGCTGCTGCTGTGGTCACGCAGCATGAGATTCCACCGATTTCCTGCACAGAGATTCGTGTCAGCGACACCCGTGAAGCGCTTGCGCTGCTTTCTGCCGCATGGTTCGGCCACCCAGCGAAAGAACTCAAAGTCATCGGTGTCACTGGCACCAAGGGAAAAACAACCTCTACGTATATGATCCATTCTATCTTAGAGGCCGCAGGCATTACGACCGGTATTATCGGCACGATCGGCACGGTCATCGGCAGTCAGCTGATTAAGACCAACAATACTACGCCGGAGTCTTACGATATACAAAAATTTATGCGCATGATGGTAGACGCCGGCTGCAAAGCCTGTGTTTTAGAGGCAAGCTCTATCGGTTTGCGCGACCACCGGGTAGATGGCTTTACATTTGATATCGGTCTGTTTACCAATTTCAGTGAAGACCATATCGGCGGTTTGGAACACAAGAACATGGAAGAATACCTTGCCTGTAAAGCGTTGCTTTTTAAAAAATGCCGTCTGGGCATTGTCAATATTGATGATGCAAACTGGAAAGGCGTTACCGCAGGCCATACCTGTACTTTGACAACCTATGGCTTTGGCAGTGAGGCAGAGCTGCGCGGAGAAAACACAAAGCTGGTTTCGGCCCCCGGCTATCTTGGCATTGCATTTGATTTGTGCGGCAGCATGCAGGGAAGCGTGCGTGTTGACATTTCCGGCAAATTCAATGCGTACAATGCACTTGGTGCGGTTGCGGTCTGCCAGCAGTTCGGCGCTACGCTGGAAGATGTGCGTAAAGGCCTGGATACGGTCAAGGTAAAGGGACGCGTAGAGCCGGTCGAGGTTCCCGGAAATTACACACTGCTTATCGATTACGCGCATAATGCGGTCAGTATGCAGAATATTTTGACAACCTTGCGCGAGTATCATCCGCGCTGCCTGGTCTGCATGTTTGGTGCCGGCGGCAACCGCCCGAAAATCCGCCGCTATGAAATGGGCGAGATGAGCGGTAAATTAGCGGATCTTTCCGTTATTACAGCAGATAATTCCCGCTATGAAAAGGTCGAGGATATTCTGGCGGATATCGAAGTAGGCCTGCATAAAACGGATGGAAAGTATATTGTCATTCCCGACCGCCGCGAGGCTATCAAATATTGTATGGATCATGCCCAAAAAGGCGATATTGTCGTTTTGGCTGGCAAAGGACATGAGGATTATCAGGAAATTAAAGGCGTCAAGTATCCGTTCGATGAGCGGGACGTTATTCATGATATTTTAGTACAGGAAGGCAAACTCCCTGCGGAAGAATAA
- a CDS encoding asparaginase: MKKILLIATGGTIASCKTKDGLTPALSPQMLLSYIPESAAFCKVDPLQILNIDSTNVRPQHWLLMARTVQENYKNYDGFVICHGTDTMAYTAAALSYLVRDPDKPIVVTGSQKPIDMDVTDAKTNLLDSLRWACGGVGGVCIVFGGKVIAGTRARKSRTKSYNAFSSINFPDLAVIRDGNVIRYINPEKPQGPFFSNCLDTAVSVLKLTPGLSAEAFSAIGSLCNGLIIESYGVGGVPDLYADALAQLTKEGKVVVVATQVPHEGSDMAVYRVGHVAKERFGLLETYDMTIESTVTKLMWVLGQTRDPQRVKSLFYQTINYDVLWVQ; this comes from the coding sequence ATGAAAAAAATTTTACTAATTGCTACCGGGGGCACAATTGCTTCCTGCAAAACAAAAGACGGCCTGACTCCTGCGCTTTCGCCGCAGATGCTGCTCTCTTATATTCCGGAATCTGCGGCTTTCTGTAAAGTGGATCCGCTGCAGATCCTCAATATCGACAGCACCAATGTCCGGCCGCAGCACTGGCTGCTTATGGCACGTACAGTACAGGAGAACTATAAAAATTACGATGGATTTGTCATATGTCATGGCACAGACACCATGGCGTATACAGCCGCAGCGCTCTCTTATCTGGTGCGTGACCCGGACAAGCCAATCGTAGTGACCGGTTCGCAGAAACCAATCGATATGGATGTAACAGACGCGAAAACGAATTTGCTTGACAGCCTGCGCTGGGCCTGCGGCGGGGTGGGTGGTGTCTGCATTGTGTTTGGCGGAAAAGTGATTGCCGGCACACGCGCCAGAAAAAGCCGTACCAAAAGCTACAATGCCTTTTCCAGTATCAATTTTCCGGACCTTGCTGTTATTCGTGATGGCAATGTCATTCGGTACATCAATCCGGAAAAACCGCAGGGACCTTTTTTTTCTAACTGCTTAGATACCGCCGTTTCTGTTTTAAAGCTGACGCCGGGCCTTTCTGCAGAGGCTTTTTCAGCGATCGGCAGTTTGTGCAACGGCCTGATTATTGAGAGCTACGGCGTCGGCGGTGTGCCAGATCTGTATGCTGATGCCCTTGCACAGCTGACAAAAGAGGGAAAGGTGGTCGTTGTGGCAACACAGGTGCCGCATGAGGGCAGCGACATGGCGGTCTATCGTGTCGGCCATGTGGCCAAAGAGCGCTTTGGCTTGCTGGAAACCTACGACATGACCATTGAGTCTACCGTGACCAAACTGATGTGGGTACTGGGGCAGACACGCGACCCGCAGCGTGTAAAGAGCCTTTTTTACCAGACTATCAATTACGATGTCCTTTGGGTGCAGTAA
- a CDS encoding glycosyltransferase, which translates to MSKKQILFINYSLHSGGIEKSLVTLLSLFDYDKYDVDLQLFANEGLFLPRVPKQVHLLPPLFPKEYRLNVRQAVPALLGGGHPLLALCRAGVSVGGLHGTMGERLVKMWKCESRFVRDNPKTYDAAVAYMEGQPIYYCVGHVRAKRKIGFVHGDYTAMGLDRTFDTPYFDKLDAVCTVSESCKAALQTNFPQDAQRCHVQYNLLSPKLLRQMAEEPAPFSDSFSGLRVLSIARLSEQKGLDLAVPAVANLLKQGIPFRWYIIGVGPCKESLAAQIQALGAEKEIVFLGEQGNPYPFIKACDIYMQPSRFEGKAIAVDEAMALCKPILLTDFSTAKDQVTDGVTGMIVPMSPEGIEKGLARLLQNSALRQSFSQELSKHDYSNIEEIQKFYALIDGIQPAENTIHQEK; encoded by the coding sequence ATGTCAAAGAAACAAATTCTTTTTATCAATTATTCCCTGCACAGCGGCGGAATCGAAAAAAGCCTTGTTACACTGCTTTCCTTGTTTGATTATGACAAGTACGATGTTGATTTGCAGCTGTTTGCAAATGAGGGCCTGTTTTTGCCGCGTGTGCCAAAGCAGGTGCATTTACTGCCGCCGCTTTTCCCAAAAGAATACCGCCTCAATGTCCGGCAGGCGGTGCCTGCACTGCTTGGCGGAGGTCACCCTCTGCTGGCTTTGTGCCGTGCCGGTGTCAGCGTTGGCGGCCTGCACGGGACAATGGGCGAGCGCCTGGTGAAAATGTGGAAATGCGAGAGCCGCTTTGTCAGGGATAACCCAAAGACCTATGATGCGGCGGTTGCCTATATGGAGGGTCAGCCTATTTATTACTGTGTGGGCCATGTGCGTGCAAAACGCAAAATAGGTTTTGTCCACGGCGACTACACCGCCATGGGCCTTGACCGCACATTCGATACGCCGTATTTTGACAAGCTTGACGCTGTCTGCACCGTGTCAGAGTCCTGTAAAGCAGCGCTGCAGACCAACTTTCCGCAGGACGCTCAAAGGTGCCATGTGCAGTACAATCTGCTTTCGCCGAAGCTTTTGCGGCAGATGGCCGAGGAGCCCGCACCTTTTTCAGATTCTTTCAGCGGTCTGCGGGTGCTGTCTATTGCGCGCCTTTCTGAGCAGAAAGGGTTAGATCTCGCTGTGCCTGCGGTTGCAAATCTGCTGAAACAGGGCATTCCGTTTCGCTGGTACATCATCGGCGTTGGCCCGTGCAAAGAGTCGCTTGCAGCACAGATTCAGGCGCTTGGCGCCGAAAAAGAGATTGTCTTCTTAGGGGAACAGGGAAATCCGTATCCGTTTATTAAGGCATGTGATATTTACATGCAGCCTTCCCGCTTTGAGGGCAAAGCCATTGCGGTCGATGAGGCTATGGCACTGTGCAAACCTATTTTGCTGACGGATTTTTCCACTGCAAAGGACCAAGTCACCGACGGCGTAACCGGCATGATTGTACCGATGTCGCCGGAGGGAATCGAAAAGGGCCTTGCCCGCCTGCTGCAGAACAGTGCCCTGCGCCAATCTTTTTCACAGGAACTCTCAAAACACGATTATTCTAATATTGAAGAAATACAGAAGTTTTATGCGCTGATCGACGGCATACAGCCCGCAGAAAATACAATCCATCAAGAAAAATGA
- a CDS encoding UDP-N-acetylmuramoyl-tripeptide--D-alanyl-D-alanine ligase — protein sequence MKITVQEAVQMCGGRLLCGDAESVITSVTTDSRTVCPGSLFVPIKGEKTDAHIYIPAVFAAGATAAFTQENLPAPAAGALIAVQDTSAALQKLAAAYRRRYLGPVVGITGSVGKTTTKEMVALSLSARYRVMKTQGNQNSQIGVPLTMFQLDESTEAAVVEMGMSQFGEMARLARIAAPQFAIMTNIGISHIENLHSQENIMREKLHITDGFTPESVLILNGDDKMLATLRGKLPFHTEFVGTAPWCSYRAVQVTAQNGGMHFFLQHGQTLLPVAIPVLGMHQVTNALAALAAADVLHIPLAEAAKALAAYKPLAMRQQIHKAAGMTVIDDSYNASPDAVRGALDVLCSFPHRRVAVLADMLELGTASQQAHRACGRHAAQAGTDLVVTVGLQAREIAAGAREENPKLPCKSCSSNQEAISYLKETLRPGDTILVKGSRGMHTDEIVSAILTFSF from the coding sequence ATGAAAATTACAGTACAAGAAGCGGTGCAGATGTGCGGCGGCAGGCTGCTGTGCGGAGATGCGGAAAGCGTGATTACCTCTGTCACAACGGACAGCCGCACGGTTTGCCCGGGTTCTCTGTTTGTTCCGATTAAAGGTGAAAAAACGGATGCGCATATCTATATTCCGGCGGTATTTGCTGCCGGTGCGACAGCGGCTTTCACACAGGAAAACCTGCCTGCCCCGGCAGCAGGTGCCCTCATTGCGGTGCAAGATACTTCCGCTGCTCTGCAAAAGCTGGCTGCGGCTTATCGCCGCCGCTACTTAGGCCCAGTCGTCGGTATTACCGGCAGCGTGGGAAAGACAACAACCAAAGAAATGGTGGCTCTTTCACTTTCTGCACGCTACCGTGTGATGAAAACACAGGGAAACCAAAACAGCCAAATCGGCGTACCGCTTACTATGTTCCAGCTGGATGAGAGCACCGAGGCGGCTGTTGTAGAGATGGGCATGAGCCAGTTTGGTGAGATGGCGCGTTTGGCGAGGATTGCTGCGCCGCAGTTTGCCATTATGACAAATATCGGAATTTCTCATATCGAAAACCTGCATTCGCAGGAAAATATCATGCGCGAAAAACTGCATATTACAGATGGCTTTACACCTGAGTCAGTGCTGATTTTAAATGGTGACGACAAAATGCTTGCAACCCTGCGGGGAAAGCTGCCGTTTCATACAGAATTTGTCGGTACAGCACCGTGGTGCAGCTATCGGGCTGTACAGGTTACCGCACAAAACGGCGGCATGCACTTTTTCCTGCAGCATGGGCAAACGCTTTTGCCGGTGGCCATTCCGGTCTTGGGTATGCACCAGGTGACAAATGCGCTTGCGGCGCTTGCAGCTGCGGATGTTCTGCATATCCCGCTTGCCGAAGCGGCAAAAGCGCTTGCCGCATACAAGCCGCTTGCCATGCGCCAGCAGATTCATAAAGCTGCCGGTATGACAGTCATTGACGATTCTTATAACGCCAGTCCGGACGCTGTACGCGGTGCACTGGATGTCCTGTGCAGTTTTCCGCACCGGCGGGTCGCCGTGTTGGCGGATATGCTGGAGCTGGGCACCGCATCGCAGCAGGCACACCGGGCATGCGGCCGTCATGCTGCACAGGCGGGCACAGACCTGGTGGTCACAGTAGGGCTGCAGGCCAGGGAAATCGCCGCAGGCGCTCGCGAAGAGAATCCTAAGCTGCCTTGCAAAAGCTGCAGCAGCAATCAGGAAGCAATTTCTTACTTGAAAGAAACGCTGCGTCCGGGAGACACCATTTTGGTCAAAGGCTCACGCGGTATGCACACCGATGAAATTGTTTCGGCTATTTTGACATTTTCTTTTTAA